A stretch of DNA from Dehalobacterium formicoaceticum:
TGCTGTCCACACATACCCCAATGTCCCAGTCAGTCCTTTCATCCACCTGATATTCCTGCCGGGTGAAATAGTTTTCGGGTTCTTTCAACCATTTCAAAATATTAAGTCTCGTTTCATTGCCTAACGCCTTGCAAATTTCTAAAATATCCATGCTTCTATTATATCTACAATTATAGATATGTCAATATGTAACTTTGATTTTTCCTACTAAATATTTAACCTGACCGCTTGACTATCAAACCGTCTTTAATGACTATTCTGGGATCAAAGTAAAAAATATCATAGACTTTCTGCTTGAGTAGTAATAATTTAGCCCCTTAATCGGGGCTTTTTATCTGTATATGCTTTATATCAAGCTAAAATCCTGCTATATCGTCAGCTCTTTAACCTCAGCTCGATTAGCTCGATTAACTTGCAGTTCTAGTCTCCCAGCTTTTCTGCCATACAGGGAAAAATATAAGAACAGGCAGGCAAAAACGATGACCGCAATTGCCATATACAAACCCCTATAACCTATGAACGGGATAAACAATCCCATGATATAAGGACCGATACCCAATCCTCCATCCAAAAAGATAAACCAGGTCGAAGTTGCTAATCCAATTCGGTCCTTCGGCGAAACTTTCACGGAGATGGCCTGACCGCTTGAAGTTAATGTTCCATATCCTAGACCGACCAAGGCCCCGGCTGTTAAAAGGGCAAAGCCTTGATGAACTTGGCTTAATATCGCTAACGCAATCGCAAACAATAAAAATGATGGATACATGACACTATTTTCCCCTTTTAGATCAAACCGGCGGCCGGTAAGGGGTCTTGAAATGAGAATGAATACTGCATACACGATAAAGAAGAAACTGCCGGCACTTTCTAAGTTAATCTCCTGCATATAGGGAGTGAGGAAAGTAAGGATACTTGAATAGCAAAAACCAATGAAAAAGCCAATCATTGAAATTGGAAAAGCCTTGGCTTCAATGAAATTGTGAAGAGAAAATCCTTTCCTTTTTTCAAGTTGTTCCGGTGTTATTTCTACATTGGGGACCTTTATAAAAAAGGACGTCATTAAACCGATTACTAATAAAATAATACATAGTATGTAATTCATCGTATAACCGGCATGCTGAATAAAAAACATTCCTAAGAAAGGCCCCATCGCAGCCGCAAGAGTTACACTCAGCGCGTAATAGCCTGTTCCTTCGCCGCGCCGCTCATTTGGAATAATCCTTGCAACAATTGTACCTGTTGCGGTCGATGTTATACCAAAGGTAATTCCATTCAATAAACGGTTGAACAAAAGTAAAGTCATATTGTTAACTATAAAATAAAAGCATGTCGTGATGATAAAGAGAATAAAACCGGAATAAAGCATCTTCTTCCACCCCACCCGATCAATCGACCTACCGGAAAAAAGACGGGCGATCAGTGCTCCAAGGACGAATATGCCGGAAGCAATGCCAGCCTCACTTGGTGTTGCTGCAAATTTTTTCGTTGCAATAACAGTAATCGATACCATCAATAAGTAAAAGGTAAAGTAAAGAAAAAAGTTGGCTATTGAGATAATTAAAAAATCCTTTGTCCATAATTTAGGGTTATTCATGATTGACTCCTTTTAGGTTTTGAATGTTTTTCCGTAGTTTAGGGAGAGCCTCAAAGACAGCAATTTGTTCGGATTCCGGAATACCCTCCATGACTTCAGCCTCCAGATTCGTTATCTTTTCCCGACAATTTTGATAAAGGCTTTCTCCGTACTCCGTCAATTGAATTATTTTTTCGCGCCGATCTTTACCCGGTAAAACATTTATGATGAGTTTCTCCTCTAGACATTGGACTCTCCTTGTTATCGTTGGATTTTCTACGTTATAGTGGGCAGAAATTTCAACAAGTGTGGATGGCCCATTATTTTTAACATAAAGAATAACCTGCCATAGCGAGTAGGACAACTCATATTCGCCCAGTAACTCGTTTAACTTACTGATCAGCGGTCGATACAATAAAAAATAACGTTGAAAGAATCCTTGCATTTTCTTTCCTCTCCTCTAAAGAAAATTGGCTTATGCCCAGCATAGCGAAAGGCATCCGCCTTCACGGACCATGTCCAACGGAAGCCCCAGTTATACTTTTATAAAAATTAGTTACCCAAGGTAACCATTTAAATACTTTTTTATTCTACTCTTTTTAATCGATTTGTCAACAAATTCGAGATAAAAAAACTGGCGGGATATTCTATTATCCTTTGGAAAACAAGATCCGCCATAGCCGATACCGGCATTTAAGAACTTGCTGCCAATATGCTGATCAAAGCCCCCCTTTGGAAAAATTTCCTTGACAGGGGATCATATATTCGGTAAAATCAAGTTATGGAACATATGTTCTGAGAGAAGAAAGGAAGGACAGGGATCAATAATATGGAAAAAACGGACAAGTCAATGAATGAAACAATTAAAGAAACGACGAATCAAATGATGGATCAAACCATGATTATGGGGGAGCGATTAATTAATACCAAAACTGCTTGCAAAATACTGGGTGTCAGCTCCAGAACTCTGCGCCGCTGGTGCAAAGATGGTTTTCTCCCTTATTTCAACACTGTAGGAGGGCACAAAAGGTTCTCTTTAAAAGAAATCAAGAAATTTTTGGCTAATAATCATGTTAATTCTGACACCTAAAAGAAGACTACCGCTGTCGGTAGTTTTTTTTATCCTCATTTGTCCCTCTTGTCCTCTTTTTCCGGAGATGTCCTGATATGCCCATCTGGAAAATCATACCTCCCAGAATTATAATGAACAAAACGAACAAACATTCATATTTATGATAAAAATACAACTTAACGTTTATGAGGAGGAAAAGTAACATGGCCCGTTCTCGCAATATTAAACCAGGATTTTTTGTTAATGACCAGTTGGCAGAGATAGCACCTTTGGGGCGTATTCTTTTTGCCGGCCTTTGGACCATTGCCGATCGGGAAGGCCGTCTGGAAGATCGGCCCAAAAGAATCAAAGCTGAGCTTTTGCCCTATGATGATTGTGATGTGGATGGATTGCTGGAGGATCTGTTCCAACATGACTTGATCCAAAGATATCAGGTGGGGGGAAAGGCTTATATCTGGGTGATTAATTTCAAGAAGCATCAAAATCCCCACAAAAACGAAGTGGAGAGCAGTATTCCTGCGCCGACGGAAAAATCGGGAAATATCGCGATAAGTCCTGAAAAGGCGGAAACCACTCCGGCTGATTCCTTTAAATTGATTCCTGATTCCCCTATCCTGATGCCGGATTCCTTTAACCCTATTTCTGATTCCCTTAACCTGAACTCCGATACTCCTCGAGAAATAGAGGCAGCGGCAGCGGCGGCGATGGAAGAAATGGAAATAACGGAAACAACTGTGATTACAGCAAGGTCAGAGGGGGCACCAGCGACAGAATTGGCAGCAACGAAAAAAGGGGCAGAAAAGAGAGAAACAGCAGAACTGGCTGATATGGCTGATGTTGCTGATGTTGCTGATGTTGCTGATGTTGCTGATGTGGCTAAAGTGTCAGGTGTGGCCAAGATTGCAGAAACGACTGCAGCTGCAGCAGTAATGGCAGCAAGGGAATTTAGGCGCCCTTTACGTCCCTTGGAGCTGGACCAAATCCGGTCATGGGTGGAAAGCTACGGGCGGTTGGTCTACCTTGCCCGCTGGGATTCTCATCCCCATATTTCACAACCGATCACATGCGCTCTGTCAGACACCACCCGGAGCCGCCCATTGATAATAGAATCCTTCTCTTTACATGCAATTCCGATAATACAACTTATGTTGGCTATCTTGGATGCCAATAAGTTGATAAGTTGGTGTCGGGCACCGGCTATTGATCTTTTACAGATGGCCTTGCAACCGTGAAAATGGCTCTAATTTCATGTAAAAGTGGTTAAGTTTTAGCGATAAGGTAGAGCTATTAAAGAGTGAAATATTCAGATGGCTCCCACCATCAACTCAATGGCTCTATATTACGGATTGTGTAGCTCTATTTCAGGAGATTTGGTGGCTCCTCCAACACGTAATATTCAATCGAAGACGCTAACCGGGGACACTTGACGGCCAGACAATACCAAAACCCTTAAGGCAAGGGCCATTACAAAATGGCCCCCTGCCATCCGGCAACATTGACCGAATTGCAGATTACCACTTACTTGCAGCCGGATCGGTATCAGCAGAGAAAATTACTTATAGGTTGCTTGATTCCATAGTAAAGCTTGGTGAGTATCTTTTACTTGGCACTGAGCATTCGGACCCTGTTCTGCAAGAGAAAGGATATCGCAAGCTGGTATGCGGTGAATACATTTGTGTATACCGACTAATTGACGACACGATCTATGTTTATAGGATAGTCCATGGCACAACCGATTATCCGAAGTTGTTTCGCTAGTTGAAACTGCTATTGACAATTAATAAAAAAATAAAGTATGATACTATATGATACATTAGTAAGGAAACCAAGTTTCCTTACTAATGTATCATTTTAATAAAAGGAGCATATAATATTTTATTAGATAGAAAAAGAGAGGATAAAAATCCTATGGAAAAGCGTCGTATTCACATATCATCAAAACGGCAAATCACCATTCCTGCTAAATTCTTTGAAGCTTTAGGCCTTTCAGACGAAGTAAATTGCATCTATTCAAATAATATGTTGATTCTCACACCCGTAAAAAATGAAGATTCAGCATTTGCAGAAGAGATATTATCAGACCTTATAGATCAGGGTTATAGTGGTCAGAAATTATTAAATGAATTTAAACGCATTAACCGCCAGATACGTCCAGCCATAGAAAAGGTTATCGAACAAGCTGACGCATTGGCAAGGGAAGTCTCTGTTAACTATGTAGACCGTACTGATGAAATTTTCGGCTTAGATAGTGAAACGGAGGACTAGAAAATGCTTCCTGTAATTTATACACCTGTAGCTGAAAAGTACTTTAAGAAGCTAAAAGATAACGGCTTAAAAAGAGCCTTTCAGGAAGCAATAACTAGCATACGTAAAAATCCATATGTTGGACAAGCAAAAACTGGTGACTTAAATGGATTATTTAGCATGGATATTTATTATAATCGCACCAACTACGAACTGGCCTATCGAGTTTCCGCATTAGAAAATGGTGATATTGTGGTTATTATCATGGCTGGCACTAGAGAAATTTTCTATAAGGAACTTAAGCGTTACTTAAACTTCTAAAAAATGCAGCTGTTTCGCTTCCCAGTACATCAGTTATTGAACTTGGCTTTTTTTAGTCTCGTTTCATCGGCAGCATAGTCCATGGTGGAGCGGCTACAGCCTCTTCCCCCACCTCTTTAGTAGAATTAATACCACTATTTGCATGCCGACATAGCCCAGGACCATTAGACTGATTTCTTTCTTTCCAGCTAACAGCAGGTTGTCAACAACCCCGTCCCTCCGACAATCCCTCCGACAATCTATGCAACACTGTTGTTACCAGGCAGTGCTTAAGGTTTAAGTACTGGTGGTAGGCTAGACCTTTCCATGCATCTATTTATTTTCACCCGGGAATAACACCCCAATAATAACGATATCATTATCAAACTGTTTATAATAAATCTTAAACTTATTAACAACAATCCTTGATACACCTTTATATCTTCCGAATTCTTCTGTGTAAGTCTTGCCGATAATAGGATTTTTTAAAAAATCTTCAGTTTCTATGATAATCTGAGAAATAAAATTCAATGTTTCCTCTGGAGTAAATCTTTCACTCCTAAATTCAATAATTTTTCCCCTAACAACAGGAGTCCATATAACATTACGATAATCCATCACATAAAATCCTTTTCCGAAAGTGTTTTTAAAAGGTCGGAGGTCGTAATTCCAAGTCCTTTCTTGTATTGTTCTTCACCGTTTTTAAACATATGCTCAAGCGTTGGATTTACCTCGACATCGGCTTTTATTGATTGCACATTTTCTTCTTGCAAAACAAGAGTAAACTTACCTTTACCTGGTATTGTAAACTGAAAAACCGAATTTTCACTATCCATATTAAAAATGTATTTCATGAGTTCCTCCGAAGATAGAATCTTACCCATTAAAGTCACCGCCAATTAAATAGTTTTCTGTTCACATCATATCATACGAATTAACTTTTATAAAGTGATTACACTAGCCTTAGACAAACTTCTTTTCATTTAATGTGGCAAATAAAATGTCCTAACACTATCTTTAACACGTACGGGAACCCATAACGATCTATTTTAAATTTAAATTAGACTCATCATATTCTTGAAGATCATTTTCTGAGAGAAGGAACGATATGTAGGATGTCAATAAGTTGATAAGTAGGTGTCAGGCACGGATCCCTACGGATCCCTAAATGGAGGGCATATGGTGCTTTTATGAAAATTGCTTTAATAAATGCAAGCCCAAAGCGCGGGAATAGCGCAAGCAAAATCATTTTGCAGACGCTGGAAAAGCGCTTGACCGATGTTGAAATCACATTGGATGTTGAGATCACATGTTATGATAGTGCGTCCGGAGATGCGTCGGCATTGCTTCACGCCATGAGCGGGTGCAACGCCCTCGTGTTTGCCTTTCCTTTGTATGTGGATGGCATTCCCGCCAACCTGCTGCGCCAGCTGGAGCAAATTTGCCCATCTATTGCGCAGGCTGCCCCGCAGGCAAAGGTATATACGCTTGTGAATAACGGGTTTTATGACGGCTGCCAAAATACCTTGGCTTTAGAGATGATGCAGCATTTTACACAGGAAGCCAACTTGACATGGGGGCAGGGCATCGGGATCGGTGCCGGAAGTATGGTGCAAGGTATTCCAATCGGTTCAGGACCGTTCACCCGACTGGGGAAAACACTAGATGCACTGGCAGAAACCATTTTGCAAAGACGCTCATTTGAGAACATTACCCTTGACCCCAACCTTCCTCGCTTCTTATATAAGCAGATCGCTAATATGAGCTGGCGGCCGCAGGCTAAGAAAAACGGGCTAAAGAGAAGCGAGTTATATAAGCGGCATTAACCCCCATCCCTACCAAAGATAATTATGTTTCCTTAGTTGAGAAAGAGGTAAAATAAACGTAAAAATAAGATTGCTAGTAAAAATGATAACTTTTTTATCATTTTTGAATGATTTTCACTTATTTTTACGAATATTTATCATTGAAAATAGTGAATAATAATATTAAACTTAAATAAAGTTGAAATGTACAGTATGGTCAGCCTGCGGGAGTGGGCAGAGGTGCAGTGGTAAATCCTTGGAACCAAGGTACCTGTGACACAAACGACCATACTGTTTTATTTTTTTATTCTTTTCACATCGTCACAGATCTGGTCAATTATAATAACGGCATGAGATGTTTCGTAATCACCCGAAATATATTCCCGCGATATACTGCCTGCTATTGCATCAGCTATTTGAAGACCTTTTTCCTTTTGCGAATCATTAAATCCTATATTTAAACGGGGCATCTGAAGTATTTCTTTTATATTGTTTATATACCGGTTCATATACCGATCAACTTTTTCAACTCTATCGACCGCAATTACGCAATCATTCACTGTTACATTACAATGTTTTAATAATTCCGCAATAGTTTCTGCATAAAGTTCTTTATGTTTTCCATTGTAATTTTCACGAATAATAGCCCAGAATTTAATCTGATCCCCGAACTTGGCAAGGCCAAATTTCTGGCACACTCTCAAAGCAGCCTCCCTCATGCTGATTTTTGAGGTGAAATACAGTGCTATTCCATAAAGATATACATTCACAGGGTATTTTCTGTTTGGTAGTTTAATGGATGGCCAAAGGACAACTTCTTTCTTATCAGGAAACTTAAGCATAGGGCAAGTAAGTTGTTTCTCCTGACTATTAATGACAAATTTATAACTCAGATTTTTTCGCCTGAGCAGTGAACAGCTTTTAAGCTCATCCAAAATTTCTTGTTCTAAATTGCAGTAAAAATTGTTGCTGTATATATTGATTTTCGTATCAATTAATGTTATTATCATTTTGTTTTTGGGAATCTTGAAGGGTTGAATGCTGGTAACATATAACATTAAAACCTTCAAGACTTTTTCTATATTTTAGTGGTTATTTTTGTGGTAATAAATTCCCTTAGCACGCTAAAAAAAGCATACCATAGATTTGGTATACTTTTCTCATATCACTGGTGACGTTTTTGGTAAGCTTAATTTGTAGCGTATCCATCTTTTAGCCTCGTTTCATCGGCTGTAAAGTCCACGGTGCAAGTGGCTATAGCCCTATCCCCTACCTCTTTGGTAGGATCAATATCACTAATGGTACGTCGACATAGCCCAGGACTGTTAGACTGATTTATTTCTTTCCAGCTAACAACAGATTGTCAACACCCCCCCTGACAATCCCTTAACTTATTTTTTCAATTCCACCGGTGTCAACAGTATCAGCGTTAACTACTAATTCTACTTTCAAACATTCACGACACTGATGTTCTTTATTTACTTCTAATACGGTACAATTATAACTGGTCCCATGTTTAAGGAGATTAGTCATGCTCTTACTGTAGTACCTTGGTAAAAAGCCCACATGGTCCCCCTTTGTATCCATAATTTTAATTGCATATTTATCAAACTCATTTTCAGGCTCCAGTTCAAATTTTAATTTATCCCCAGCGTCCAAATTAAATGTCTTATCACAATCTTCCCCATCACAACCAAAATAATGTCTCACACCTTCAATATAAAAGATTCTATTAATTGTAATGTCATACTCTTCAAATATCGGGTCAATAAATTCCAGGGTATCAATTGGTAATCTGGCACCACTTCTTTTTAATAATTTAAACTCATCATATTCTTGAAGATCATATTTTGAGAGAATCTTTTCAATACCCCTTCGTTTTCTATCTGGCAATCTACTGGAGAATATAGGAAATAAAGTATTAATTTTGTATACTTTATTAATATTCTCGAAAGGTATTAATAATTCAAACCCATCTTTAATGGCCTCCGCTACCTCGTGTCCATAAGAGAACTCAAATTGACTGTTCTTAGATAATTCACCAACAATAGGAAATTCCTATCAATTGAAGCATCCACCTGTCGATACCCTTCAAGAAGCCTTTCTTTGGAAAGACGAAAGAACAGTCTCTCTTACAGGTATTATCTCAGTGGATACAAATCAATATGAAGTGGAACCTTTTCTTTGTGGTAAAAAAGTTACCCTCCGTTACGATCCCTATGACTTTTCATGCGGAATTAGGGTTTTCTATGATGGCCGACAATTTAAGGATGCCGTACCTGCTAAAATTCACCGTCATAGCAAGAAAGGGTTTCAAAAAGAGCTTTCTTCTACACCTCCTGTTACTGGATTGAATTTTCTGGAACAGCTGGCCGAAACTAAACTAACTAAGAAACAAGCCCTTTCTTTTTCCGGGTTGGAAGGTGATTTAAAATGATGGCTCAACTTTCTTTTTTACGGGAAATCCCCACGGAAGGTTTACTTTCTCTCCCACAGCACAGGGAAGCTCTTGCCCGTCTTAAATACATAATTGCATCGAAAGGTTTTGGTGTTATGACCGGGTCCCCAGGTATGGGAAAATCCTCAATTTTACGCACTCTTGATGCTTCCCTGGATAAATCACGGTTTCTTTTTTGCTATATCAATGATGCAGATTTAAAACCAAAAAACCTGTATAGCAAAATTCTTTATTATTTATCCGTACAGCCATCAACCTATCTGGATCGGATGAAAAAACAGTTTCGTGATGCCGTAGTTAATTTATATGATACTCATGACCGCCTACCCATCATCGTTATTGATAACGCTCAAGATTTACCTATCCAGACTATTAAGGAGATACGTTACCTACTAAACTTTGAAATTGATGCCAAAAGTTTACTGTCCCTTATCCTCGTGGGCCACCCTGAATTAAGGGATACTTTAAAACTTCGTTCCTTTGAGGCAGTTTCCCAGTGTATTACCGCTCACTACCGTCTCTCACCTTTGGATGAGAAACAAACATACGAATATATTTCGCATCATCTCAATCTTTCTCAACTTAAGATGCTATTTCCTGAGGATGTTGTTAACCGTATCCATCAGTTTACTTCCGGGATTCCCAGGGTCATTAATCAGATTTGTCGACACTGTCTCATTGATATGGATTCCAATCAACTGGAATTGGCAGATCACCAAGTATTAGAACGGGTTCTTTCTGAGTTCCAGTATTAATGGAGGGAGTGGATTTTAATGAATTTTTCATGTTCCTGTTGTTGGGAAAATGGTAAAAAAGAAAATTGGACGGGACGTATTGCTGACATCTACTCTTATGGCAGCCATTATGAAATTTCCATCCAAAGTCGTTCCAGCATTCGTATCCTTATTGGCCAAACGTGTTCCGGATTCTTTGCCTGCATCCCTGATTTCCAGGCCGGATGCCACTTAGGTTCCTTAGAGGACATCTTTTACAATCAAGAAAAGTTAACGTTCGCTATGGAAAATGTTATTGATGCTGCTACCGTAGCCTCGGCCCTTAGGTATTTATCCGGTATTTTATCATTTTAATTTCTTTCTATATTTTTAAAGCAGATGGGTTTTCCTCTCACGGAGAGGGTAGGGCAATGTCTTGGGGATGACAACCTGAGCGCTCTGTGGGAGGCCTGGAGTAATTCCTCCCACCCTTACCGGGTGGGGAAAGCCCATCTGCCTTTTTATATTACTCTGGGCCTTTAAAGCGTTAATTCCCCCCATCTTTTTCCGTATTTATACGTCAAAAACTATATATCCGTCACTTATCATGGAATTATCCGCCATTTTAGATTGGAGTCAATACAGTAAAAAATCACATACATGGCGGCTGTCAAGGGCGCAGTGTTAGCGGAGTTCATCGAAAACGCTAACCGAAGACCCTTGAGGGCTAGGCGGCAACAAGGTTACATATCAAGGTTATCTTAAAATCTATTCTTCAATTGTTGGTAGTTCACCTACTATTTCATCTTCTGGTGGAGTCTTTAGTCTCCTAGTATTATAGATTGCATACTCCTGTAATACTTTACGCTCCATATCTTCACGAGAAACCTTTCCTTTTCCCTCTAAGATTTCTCTACGTCTAAACTGCAAGAATTCATTGAGGGAGTTTTCCCAGTCTTTCATTGACATAGGAGTTTTCCCTCTTGCCATATCTTCCGCATGGTCAAGAAACATAGTTACAATTCGATTAAGATCGGTTATCTCATCTTCTTGTAAGTAATTTTTTGAAATATTAATATCTCCTTTACGAACAACAGCTCCTTTAAAAGCAGTAAGACCCATATTGTCTTTGGAGCTATCTACTCTTTCTGTAATAAGTTCAGCTGCAGTTTGTCCTGTAACAGCATAGAGTAATTTATTCTGAACAGTTGCAAAGAAATCTTTTGTACTTTCAAGAGCAGGATTATAATCAACAGACAGGCTATAAATATCCTTAATCTTCTGATAGAACCTTTTTTCAGATGCCCTGATATCACGAATACGTTCTAACAGTTCATCAAAATAATCTTCACCAAACTTTTTAGGATTCTTTAATCTCTCATCATTCATTACAAATCCTTTTTGCATATATTCTTTAAGGATTTTGCTTGTCCAAGTACGAAACTGTACCCCGATATTAGAACGAACACGATAGCCAATGGCAAGGATCATATCAAGGTTGTAGAATTTTGTATCTCTTGCAACCTCGCGCCCACCTTCATTTTGAACTAGTAAGTAATTCTTACTTGTTGAACTTTCCTCAAGTTCTCCTTCTTCATAAATATTTTTTATATGCATTGTTATATTTTGCGGCGATGTTCCATAAAGTTGTGCAATATTAACACGACTCAGCCACATAGTACCATCTTCCATATATACATCAATTTTTGTTTCACCTTTTTCAGTTTGATAGATAAGAATTTCGCCTTTTTGATTTTTATCCAAAAGTACCCCTCCAATTTTCTCATAACTCCAATAATTTATTCCGCATATTTTAAGGATAAGTTTCCTTACCAGAAATATTTTATAAACGTACATGTTTCATATGATGCGACTCTTCTCGGCCGCACTGCCTGGCACCGAAGCTTTATTTTACTTTTTACTTTTAATGTTATAATAAATTCCAGAGGTGATT
This window harbors:
- a CDS encoding MFS transporter, with translation MNNPKLWTKDFLIISIANFFLYFTFYLLMVSITVIATKKFAATPSEAGIASGIFVLGALIARLFSGRSIDRVGWKKMLYSGFILFIITTCFYFIVNNMTLLLFNRLLNGITFGITSTATGTIVARIIPNERRGEGTGYYALSVTLAAAMGPFLGMFFIQHAGYTMNYILCIILLVIGLMTSFFIKVPNVEITPEQLEKRKGFSLHNFIEAKAFPISMIGFFIGFCYSSILTFLTPYMQEINLESAGSFFFIVYAVFILISRPLTGRRFDLKGENSVMYPSFLLFAIALAILSQVHQGFALLTAGALVGLGYGTLTSSGQAISVKVSPKDRIGLATSTWFIFLDGGLGIGPYIMGLFIPFIGYRGLYMAIAVIVFACLFLYFSLYGRKAGRLELQVNRANRAEVKELTI
- a CDS encoding MarR family winged helix-turn-helix transcriptional regulator yields the protein MQGFFQRYFLLYRPLISKLNELLGEYELSYSLWQVILYVKNNGPSTLVEISAHYNVENPTITRRVQCLEEKLIINVLPGKDRREKIIQLTEYGESLYQNCREKITNLEAEVMEGIPESEQIAVFEALPKLRKNIQNLKGVNHE
- a CDS encoding MerR family transcriptional regulator, producing MEKTDKSMNETIKETTNQMMDQTMIMGERLINTKTACKILGVSSRTLRRWCKDGFLPYFNTVGGHKRFSLKEIKKFLANNHVNSDT
- a CDS encoding type II toxin-antitoxin system RelE/ParE family toxin, producing the protein MADYHLLAAGSVSAEKITYRLLDSIVKLGEYLLLGTEHSDPVLQEKGYRKLVCGEYICVYRLIDDTIYVYRIVHGTTDYPKLFR
- a CDS encoding AbrB/MazE/SpoVT family DNA-binding domain-containing protein — protein: MEKRRIHISSKRQITIPAKFFEALGLSDEVNCIYSNNMLILTPVKNEDSAFAEEILSDLIDQGYSGQKLLNEFKRINRQIRPAIEKVIEQADALAREVSVNYVDRTDEIFGLDSETED
- a CDS encoding type II toxin-antitoxin system RelE/ParE family toxin, which translates into the protein MLPVIYTPVAEKYFKKLKDNGLKRAFQEAITSIRKNPYVGQAKTGDLNGLFSMDIYYNRTNYELAYRVSALENGDIVVIIMAGTREIFYKELKRYLNF
- a CDS encoding type II toxin-antitoxin system RelE/ParE family toxin, which encodes MDYRNVIWTPVVRGKIIEFRSERFTPEETLNFISQIIIETEDFLKNPIIGKTYTEEFGRYKGVSRIVVNKFKIYYKQFDNDIVIIGVLFPGENK
- a CDS encoding NAD(P)H-dependent oxidoreductase, whose protein sequence is MKIALINASPKRGNSASKIILQTLEKRLTDVEITLDVEITCYDSASGDASALLHAMSGCNALVFAFPLYVDGIPANLLRQLEQICPSIAQAAPQAKVYTLVNNGFYDGCQNTLALEMMQHFTQEANLTWGQGIGIGAGSMVQGIPIGSGPFTRLGKTLDALAETILQRRSFENITLDPNLPRFLYKQIANMSWRPQAKKNGLKRSELYKRH
- a CDS encoding DUF3800 domain-containing protein; this translates as MLYVTSIQPFKIPKNKMIITLIDTKINIYSNNFYCNLEQEILDELKSCSLLRRKNLSYKFVINSQEKQLTCPMLKFPDKKEVVLWPSIKLPNRKYPVNVYLYGIALYFTSKISMREAALRVCQKFGLAKFGDQIKFWAIIRENYNGKHKELYAETIAELLKHCNVTVNDCVIAVDRVEKVDRYMNRYINNIKEILQMPRLNIGFNDSQKEKGLQIADAIAGSISREYISGDYETSHAVIIIDQICDDVKRIKK
- a CDS encoding HIRAN domain-containing protein: MVGELSKNSQFEFSYGHEVAEAIKDGFELLIPFENINKVYKINTLFPIFSSRLPDRKRRGIEKILSKYDLQEYDEFKLLKRSGARLPIDTLEFIDPIFEEYDITINRIFYIEGVRHYFGCDGEDCDKTFNLDAGDKLKFELEPENEFDKYAIKIMDTKGDHVGFLPRYYSKSMTNLLKHGTSYNCTVLEVNKEHQCRECLKVELVVNADTVDTGGIEKIS
- a CDS encoding Mu transposase C-terminal domain-containing protein, with protein sequence MKHPPVDTLQEAFLWKDERTVSLTGIISVDTNQYEVEPFLCGKKVTLRYDPYDFSCGIRVFYDGRQFKDAVPAKIHRHSKKGFQKELSSTPPVTGLNFLEQLAETKLTKKQALSFSGLEGDLK
- a CDS encoding ExeA family protein, whose translation is MMAQLSFLREIPTEGLLSLPQHREALARLKYIIASKGFGVMTGSPGMGKSSILRTLDASLDKSRFLFCYINDADLKPKNLYSKILYYLSVQPSTYLDRMKKQFRDAVVNLYDTHDRLPIIVIDNAQDLPIQTIKEIRYLLNFEIDAKSLLSLILVGHPELRDTLKLRSFEAVSQCITAHYRLSPLDEKQTYEYISHHLNLSQLKMLFPEDVVNRIHQFTSGIPRVINQICRHCLIDMDSNQLELADHQVLERVLSEFQY
- a CDS encoding virulence RhuM family protein; this encodes MDKNQKGEILIYQTEKGETKIDVYMEDGTMWLSRVNIAQLYGTSPQNITMHIKNIYEEGELEESSTSKNYLLVQNEGGREVARDTKFYNLDMILAIGYRVRSNIGVQFRTWTSKILKEYMQKGFVMNDERLKNPKKFGEDYFDELLERIRDIRASEKRFYQKIKDIYSLSVDYNPALESTKDFFATVQNKLLYAVTGQTAAELITERVDSSKDNMGLTAFKGAVVRKGDINISKNYLQEDEITDLNRIVTMFLDHAEDMARGKTPMSMKDWENSLNEFLQFRRREILEGKGKVSREDMERKVLQEYAIYNTRRLKTPPEDEIVGELPTIEE